The genome window TACCGCTTTGGCCAGCTCGCCGTCGCCCACAACGGAAACCTCGTCAACTACCACTCGCTTCGTTACGAGCTCGAGTCCAGAGGGTCCATCTTCAGCACCACCTCCGACACCGAGGTCATCCTCCACCTCATCGCCACCTCCACCACCCGCCCCCTCCTAGCCCGCATCATCGAGGCCTGCGAGTCCCTCGAGGGCGCCTACTCCCTCGTCTTGCTCACCGCGGACAAGCTCTTCGCCGTCCGCGACCCCCATGGCTTCCGCCCCCTCGTCATGGGTCGCCGCCCCAACGGCGCCATCGTCTTCGCCTCCGAAACCTGCGCCCTGGACCTTATCAGCGCCGAGTACGTGCGGGAGGTGAACCCCGGGGAGGTGGTCGTCGTCGACGGCCACGACATGTCCATCATCACCTCCTGCCTCTTGCCCAAGAAACCCCGCAAAGGTTGCGTCTTTGAGCATGTCTACTTCGCCCTCCCCAACTCCGTCGTCTTTGGTCACCCGGTCCACGCTTCGCGCTACAACTTCGGTGCAGCGCTTGCCCGCGAGTCCCCTGCACCAGGCGCCGACATCGTGATTCCGGTCCCGGACTCCGGATTCTTCGCTGCGCTTGGCTTCGCCGAGGCCTCCGGCTTGCCCTTCCGGCAGGGCCTTATTCGCTCCCACTACGTAGGCCGCTCCTTCATCGAGCCAAATCAGGAAGAGCGCAACCTCGCCGTCAAGCTCAAGCTCGCACCGGTCTATGGCATCCTCGAAGGCAAGAGCGTCGTCGTCATCGACGACTCAATTGTGCGGGGAACCACCTCGTCCAAGATCGTCCAACTCATCAAGAACACCGGAAAAGCTCGGGAGGTCCATATGAGGATCGCCAGCCCACCCATCATCAGCTCCTGCTACTATGGCGTCGACacaccgagggccgaggagctgaTCTCCAATCGTTTGGACGTCGAGGGTGTGAGACGAGCAATAGGGAGTGATTCCCTCGCCTTTCTCTCGCTCGAGAGCTTAAGGGTAGCATTTGGGAAGGAAGGCCACATGTTCTGCGATGCGTGCTTCACTCGCAGATATCCAGTGCTTCCAAGGGAGCACGAGGCTACGAACGTGGCAGAAGAGTGAGGCTTTCCGCTTCTCTGTTGAGATACCGATTCTATCCGAAGTCATACATCCAAGAAGCTCAAAAGATTTTGATTTACTtacattttcttttggttttagtTTTCTTCTTCTACTCTTTCTATCTGTTCAATTCGAATATGATATATTGGCATTATAGTTCGAAGGGAATGGAACAATTCTTTAATGCTACTTTCAAATCATCAAAGTAATTTAGTGGATTGAAGAGGAATGCTACTAGTCAAACAATTCTTTCCTCTGTTTTCTTTAATGCTTTACATGTGAGATCAGCTGAGTTTTGACTTGGTTTCAACACTGCAACTTTCTTTTAGGGGTTTGCTATGTTTGCTGAAGCTTAGTTATTCTGTTGATGACATTAGGCTTCCCAATTGTTATGCAGAACAAGGTGGATTACAGGATGTCAAATACTTGACAAGGTCTGCTTGTGTTGCAGTCTAGCTGGCCAACTACTCTGTTCATTTTTAAGATCATATACTGTAGGTTGTGTCTTCCACAATGGAACCTTATGGTGTTTTAGAACTCGTATATGAGTCGGTCCAtatcttttatcattttaaatgCATGGTGTTTTAGAACTTGTTTTCAGGCTTTGATTCTGATTCTATATTACCAATTTTCATCCAAGATATATGGCGAGCGTGACATTCAAGTGCTTTGTTTTCGTCTTTTGTGGAATGGAGTGTGCAGGATTTGTAGTCGTAATCTAATGGGGAAATGGTTGGCGTTATTAATTGGAAGTGGCGTTAATGGAGAAAAGCATCTCTTTTCTGATGAATTTATTTGAAACTTTTGCTTGTAGGAGTCTTCGTTAATATTTAAAAATGTCAAAACCCTATCTAATCTATCAACTCGAATTTTTTATGAAATGGAAGTGGCGTAAAACTAAGAGGTGTTGTTGCTGATTAGGGCTCTCTTCATGCCATATGCTATATACAAGGGAGTAAGACTCCCTTCTGGTTTCTTGTATGGGTCTAAGTAAAGAACATGAGATGATATTAGCAAAAAGTGTGTTTTTAAAGGGTTTTCGGAGGTGTGTTGATTTGTATGTACACAAAAGATTTTTGTGTTAGGAGGTATTGTGATTAAGCAACAATATGGGTCATCTCAAGGGAAATATTTAATTTGTTGATAGAACTTAGTATATAGTTTGGAACTGATCAATAAGATGAGTCAATtgcgttctttttttttttttggaatgtaTACATCAGATCGACACTGTAATATGCAATTTCAGGTATGAATTATGAAATGAATTCTACACCAACCTGCTCGAACATGTCAACTGCCTCTATTGATTATATCCATTTTTCTAACTTTTCGGATGTATGCTTGTCAACTTTAACAATATCTTGACCGAAATCAATGCAATTTTTTCCTATTTTactttgaaaaattatttaaacttgTTTGCTTATAAATGTCAAATAGAAATCAAGCTGGACCTACTTATAGAGCTAATTTATATGGGCTGGGAATCACATTTTGAGTTCTGTAGAGCTGATATTAACACAATGTGTATCTACTCCGCTGAACTTCAAGAATGAGGTTAATTAATAAAAAGAAACCTAATATGATAGAGGAGAAATAATTGATAATACAACAGTTTTATGATATCTCATCAAGTAGTTGGAGAGATGGGAGATCATAATGGTCAACATCCAAAAATCGATCCGAACTCTTCATCTCGGCCAAGTGCTTTTGCAGCTGCTCCGTCAGCCTCGGATGGCAGTCTTCGAAATGTAGATTCCTGAGGGACGTCGGCAGCCCCTTCTCAGGTAGCGCCTGAATCTCCGGACATCCAATTATTGCTAGAATCCGGAGGGAGGGAAGGGCATGCAACTCTCTCGGTAGCGATTGTAGATTCAAGCAATTGAAGAATTCTAGCCATCCGAGAGCTGTGAGGCTTCCCAACAACTGCTCCTCCTCATCAGACATCGTCTCTCGAGGAAAGTTTGAGATTGTGAGAATACGAACGGATGGAAGTGTCCTTCTTAAGAGCGATAGTTTGAACAGGGCTGTGTCGTCGATGCATAATTCAGTTACCGACGAACCCTCCACTTGCTCATTCCCTTCGTTCAGCAACAACTCGTCTTTTGATCTCAGCTCACCACATTTCCAAAATTTCAGATATCGAAGTCGTTTCAGGTGAAGCAGCAACGTCGCTGGCAGAGACTCTATGCACCGGCAGTCGCCTATTTCCAATCGAGTGAGTGAGGTCAGGTTGTGCAGGCAGCCCGGTAGCAATTTTCCCAGATTCCCACAGTCAGACAGCACTAGTTCCTTGATTGTGGGTGGAAGGAGGATGTCATTGTCCCCATCTCGCGTCATGCTCAAGAGCTTCGGGCAACTGCGGATTGACAACTTCTTAAGGGAGGTGAGTTCTTTAAACTCCTTCACCGGCAGCAACACGAGTTCCGCGCATTCCAATATCGCAATGTCACCGATATTTGGGAAGTTGTGCGATAGCAACCCTTCTTCCAGATTTCTTAGATTTGGACATTTATATATTACCAATGATGAAAGAGAAGCAGTTATACAACCGCCGCCTCCATGGATTCCTTCCCATAACCCTGGCAGTTCTGTCAATCCGACATCATCTATTTCTAATGTTTCAAgtggaggagggaggggaggcaACCTCTTAAGCCTCGGGCATCTTTCAATTTCAAGTTTTCTCAAGCAGGGAAACAGCTGTCGGCCATCAGCCCAAGACCACTCTTCCCATTCTCGCATGTTCCTGAACGTGAGCTCCTCCAAGCTAGGAAAACACTTGCTTTCGTCTCTAGAACCGAAGAATCCATCGCCCACCTTCTTCACTGTTGGCATTCCCTCGATGCGAAGAACCTTGAGATACGGCAGTCGTCCAAGACAAGGGAGTCTCTCACATTCTGGGATGTCCATCAGCTCGACCCTTTCAAGACTAAATTCTGTAAAACATGCAGTCATACTGTTGCTACTTCCGTCGATTCCTTCCCATAACCCTGGCAGTTCTGTCAATCCGACTTCATGTAAATTTAATGTTTGAAgtggaggagggaggggaggcatCCTCTTAAGCCTCGGGCATCGTACAATTTTAAGTTCTCGCAAGCAGGGAAACAGCTGTCGGCCATCAGCCCAAGACCACTCTTCCCATTCTAGCATGTTCCTGAACGTGAGCTCCTCCAAGCTAGGAAAACACTTGCCTTGGTCTCTAGAACCAAAGAATCCATCGCCCACCTTCTTCACTGTTGGCATTCCCTCGATGCGAAGAACCTTGAGACTCGGCAATTGTCCAAGACAAGGGAGTCCATATTCTGGAACAGTCATACTGCTACTTCCATCGATTTCTTCCCATAATCTTGGAACTTCTATCGACTCGACTCGACATAATGACAGTGATTCAAGTGAAGGAGGGAGGGGAGGCAACCTCTTAAGCCTCTGGCACTGTACAATTTCAAATTTTCGCAAGCAGGGAAACAGCTGTCGGTCATCAGCCCAAGACCACTCTTCCCATTCTGGCATGTTCCTGAACGTGAGCTCCTCCAAGCTAGGAAAACACTTGCTTTCGTCTCTAGAACTAAAGAATCCATCGCCCACCTTCTTCACTGTTGGCATTCCCTCGATGCGAAGAACCTTGAGACTCGGCAATTGTCCAAGACAAGGGAGTCCATATTCTGGAACAGTCATACTGCTACTTCCATCGATTTCTTCCCATAATCTTGGAACTTCTATCGACTCGACTCGACATAATGACAGTGATTCAAGTGAAGGAGGGAGGGGAGGCAACCTCTTAAGCCTCTGGCACTGTACAATTTCAAATTTTCGCAAGCAGGGAAACAGCTGTCGGTCATCAGCCCAAGACCACTCTTCCCATTCTAGCATGTTCCTGAACGTGAGCTCCTCCAAGCTAGGAAAACACTTGCTTTCGTCTCTAGAACCGAAGAATCCATCGCCCACCTTCTTCACTGTTGGCATTCCCTCGATGCGAAGAACCTTGAGACTCGGCAATTGTCCAAGATAAGGGAGTTCCTCACAATCTGGGATGTCCACCAGCTTGATCTCTTCAAGACTATATATTTTCAATTCTGAAACGATCATACTGCTGCTACTTCCATCGATTTCTTCCCACAATCTTGGAACTTCTGTCAACCCGACTTGACATAATGACAGTGATTTAAGTGAAGGAGGGAGGGGAGGCATCCTCTTACCTCGGGCATTTTTCAATTTGAAGtttttgttgggctgatggcccatattcagcccatgtgggctttatcagcccacagcccacaccctctcttaacctaaccctaattaagattaggggggtgtggtggctgcgttttagagacaGATTAagactataaaaaggcagcaacgaggcagatctttgaagccacgggattccaaagagaagaaggagatcaaggcagaaaaggaagagaaagaaagggaagaagacaaggacaacgcagagagactgttcacaatcatctagcagtgttctcatctcaggttagatcaaatctacagtagactcttgctgtgattacttggggaggtattagatattgtgggcagtgacgtgatccttgtatcccagttattctcttgtggttgttgctagggttttggacaagagattgagatttgtatattcattattctcatagtggattatctctagtttgccccgtggtttttacccttcacattgaaggggttttccacgtatatcttggtgttctgtttgattgtgttccattttattccgctgcgtattttggtcttctagtatttgttcctatacaaaggttattcctctttttatccccatcaactggtattagagcggggttttggtgatttaatttttgtatttgaacatggaggccagtaatatttctcgcatgattagtttgaatggaaataattggatg of Musa acuminata AAA Group cultivar baxijiao chromosome BXJ2-3, Cavendish_Baxijiao_AAA, whole genome shotgun sequence contains these proteins:
- the LOC135608040 gene encoding amidophosphoribosyltransferase, chloroplastic-like encodes the protein MLSESIKPLTVSFVVNHARGFRAPLCFCLAFPPLMAAATYRATARHPSSSPVSSLCPSKASPSSLPFPLRPCPNQPLLRSHLRLSSSASVAAASSFADLPYPSSDDVFAFDDKPREECGVFAIVGDPEAAQMCYLGLHALQHRGQEGAGIVSSDGASLHSCTGLGLVSEVFSHTSKLEPLVGSAAIGHNRYSTAGATSALANVQPFVASYRFGQLAVAHNGNLVNYHSLRYELESRGSIFSTTSDTEVILHLIATSTTRPLLARIIEACESLEGAYSLVLLTADKLFAVRDPHGFRPLVMGRRPNGAIVFASETCALDLISAEYVREVNPGEVVVVDGHDMSIITSCLLPKKPRKGCVFEHVYFALPNSVVFGHPVHASRYNFGAALARESPAPGADIVIPVPDSGFFAALGFAEASGLPFRQGLIRSHYVGRSFIEPNQEERNLAVKLKLAPVYGILEGKSVVVIDDSIVRGTTSSKIVQLIKNTGKAREVHMRIASPPIISSCYYGVDTPRAEELISNRLDVEGVRRAIGSDSLAFLSLESLRVAFGKEGHMFCDACFTRRYPVLPREHEATNVAEE
- the LOC135607595 gene encoding disease resistance protein L6-like — protein: MPPLPPSLKSLSLCQVGLTEVPRLWEEIDGSSSSMIVSELKIYSLEEIKLVDIPDCEELPYLGQLPSLKVLRIEGMPTVKKVGDGFFGSRDESKCFPSLEELTFRNMLEWEEWSWADDRQLFPCLRKFEIVQCQRLKRLPPLPPSLESLSLCRVESIEVPRLWEEIDGSSSMTVPEYGLPCLGQLPSLKVLRIEGMPTVKKVGDGFFSSRDESKCFPSLEELTFRNMPEWEEWSWADDRQLFPCLRKFEIVQCQRLKRLPPLPPSLESLSLCRVESIEVPRLWEEIDGSSSMTVPEYGLPCLGQLPSLKVLRIEGMPTVKKVGDGFFGSRDQGKCFPSLEELTFRNMLEWEEWSWADGRQLFPCLRELKIVRCPRLKRMPPLPPPLQTLNLHEVGLTELPGLWEGIDGSSNSMTACFTEFSLERVELMDIPECERLPCLGRLPYLKVLRIEGMPTVKKVGDGFFGSRDESKCFPSLEELTFRNMREWEEWSWADGRQLFPCLRKLEIERCPRLKRLPPLPPPLETLEIDDVGLTELPGLWEGIHGGGGCITASLSSLVIYKCPNLRNLEEGLLSHNFPNIGDIAILECAELVLLPVKEFKELTSLKKLSIRSCPKLLSMTRDGDNDILLPPTIKELVLSDCGNLGKLLPGCLHNLTSLTRLEIGDCRCIESLPATLLLHLKRLRYLKFWKCGELRSKDELLLNEGNEQVEGSSVTELCIDDTALFKLSLLRRTLPSVRILTISNFPRETMSDEEEQLLGSLTALGWLEFFNCLNLQSLPRELHALPSLRILAIIGCPEIQALPEKGLPTSLRNLHFEDCHPRLTEQLQKHLAEMKSSDRFLDVDHYDLPSLQLLDEIS